In the genome of Arctopsyche grandis isolate Sample6627 chromosome 13, ASM5162203v2, whole genome shotgun sequence, the window atatttattacgtatattttaaattattaattatttattatgtcaaTCGTAGAAATTATAGTAGTCTGTCTATTATATATGGATTTTTTCTGACCTTCTTTTAATATTGATCATTGGAaaaccaattttaatatatgtacattatttatgcACAATAAATAaggcaaatataaaaaaatctgtatatctTTATTGATTCTTAAGCGCTAcatggttttattaatttattttatcataattttattgtaaatatgtacaatggtaGTTATacaatatagtatatatagcaaAAGGTAATAAAAAGCTAcaaaatcaatcaattttttcaatgtccttaATTTAGTTCACTCGCAATTAGGTTGGAAATCCGTCGGGCGCAATATGGTGTAAATAGAGTTTAAAGGCTTTGTGCAGAGAAATcttataactaaagcccggaccctgagggggccgtttattgttcaaatgttgtaaatgcattgttataggtttgccgaaccttttttacaaagcatttacaacaattgaacaataaacggcacgcttccggtcctacctctagttataacattTGTCTGTCTATGGTAATACGCCATCTGTTGATATCGCGtcgaaaaattattaaataattacatttccTGCTACTGGTTTGAAAATCGAAATTCGGTTAATTTGTCTttcgatataaatatattagacGAATTTACCTTTCGGTCTACAGATTTTCGGTGAAAGCgttattagtagtcaccggaccctgagggggccgtgtattgttcaaacgttgtaaatgcattgttaaaggtttgccgaaccttttttacaaaggatttacaacaatggaacaatgagcggcaccttggctatcctacctctagttattagtggAATTGCATTCGGTGAATGGATTTAGGTGTATTGCATTCGACCAATTTACATGCTCCCGGCTACAGACGATGCGGAATTCCGGAGGGGTTTACCGTGAGGCGACCTGTGTTGACGTCCAGCCGGTGCGTGTTTTGTCTTTTACATACCTCTCTTTTTACCATTGTTGTCACTGATCTCGAGACGGCTTATCTGTCATCCGTCTTTCGCTGTTCTGTGTGTCGTTCTTGGATATCTTCAACAATTATCATGTCGAAGGGAGTATTGGaagaatttataaatatttatcaaaattctCCTTGCCTTTGGCGAATCAAATCCAAGGACTACCACAATCGTAATAAGAGAGATGCGGcgtacaataaattaataaataaactaaaagaAATAGAGCCTTCTGCTAATAAAGATTTTgtagttaaaaaaattaataatcttcGGAGTAACGCCAGAAAGGAAGCGAAAAAAGTGATGGAATCTAAAAGTACTGGAATGGGAGCAGACGTTTATGAACCTAAATTGTGGTATTACCATCTCTTTGATTTTTTGGTGAATCAACACAACCAACGAGCATCGCAGTCCAACATGAGCAGTGACAACGAATTAGAAAATgtggtaagtaaaaaataattataaatatcaaatttttgcaatataataagttttattgttataatgtataactttttataaattatttaattttaatttgcgaTGAAGTTTTTTGCCATGGAACTTGACCTTCGTTTACGAAGTAATTTATGAAAGCATCTCTTACATTTTTGGCAACTCTCGCCGTATTTCCAAATGATCTTCGTACTAAATGTTCCATTGAATCACCTGTTTGAAATCCTGCAGTATTAGTCCCCTCTTCATAATTCTCAAAACATTCAGAAGGTGCATAACGATTTCATTATGTAGAACACAACATGCCATGACTACCGCATCAATATTGTGCAGTTCCAAATTGATTTGAGTGTGAAATATGCGGAATCGAGATGCCAAAATTCCAAATGCGTTCTCAACTGTACGTCTCGCCCGTGAAACacgataattgaatatttttctttcTGAAGATGTTAAATCTGCTTGTCGAAACGGTTTTAACATATCCACTCTCAGAGGAAATGCATTGTCGGCAACAAAAACGTAAGGTAACTGGGTAGAAGTATGGTATACTGTCTCTTTATCCGGGATGTTCAAGTAGTTGTTCTgaagttttttaaaaaagtaGTGTGTTCTACAACTCCTCCGTCTGAAACTCTTCCATTAGTTCCGAAATCACACAtgataaatttacaatttgCATCCACTAATGCCGTTAACACTAAACTGTGGCGACCTTTGTAGTTATAAAATtgtgaaccacttccacttggGGGAATAATATTAACGTGTTTTCCATCCAAGCTGCCGAGACAGTGCGGGAAATTCCATTTTTCTTCAAAACACTGTGCTATGCTTCTCCATTCTTATGTCGTTTTCGGAGACTGaaaagaacaaataaaaacaagaataattaattaaggaTTATTGTTTCAAAATGACTTTTCATAGTAGCtactagatatatgtatataaaatttatgtataaaatctaaggaaattacattatattgttACAGGAATGTAATAGTGAATTTATGCCCCCTATTGATTCCGCTTCTGAAGATGCTGTAGATGTAAGTGATGGAGCATCGCATTCAGTAATAAATGATGACCCTACTCCAAACTCTCCAGTATCGACATCTATACCCCACACAAGAACAAGACCTCCTAAACGACCTTATTCTAATGAAGCACTGGCTACTGATGTACTGAAGACAGTGAAAGAACATTTCAAGTGTCCAGATGATAACCAGGATTTTTTCGCCAAAAATGTTGGCAAGGTATTGCGGGAAGTCACCAAAATGCAACGAATAATAGCAGAAAAACTAATTGGTGAAGTTTTATTTCACGCTCAAATGGGCACTTTAAATACGTCCCATACATTCACATCGTcataattaaagcccggacccagagggtgccgcgtattgttcaaatgttgtaaatgcattgttaaaggtttgccgaaccttttttacaaaggatttacaacaatggaataatgagcggcaccttggctatcctacctctagtcataattCCACACCTACTCCTTCCATTTCAGCAGATccctaaattaaaattttaatgactgcttttgttcctattaataaaatagctgaatatagattttattactattaatGTGTTCATGTGGACttgtaattgtatttttttaaatttagatgtTTATGACTGCTTTTgttgtattatttaatataaattaaaaattgttggtTCTGATtttgggggggaggggggtgttttattttgttaataaaaacaatttaaaaaataaaaattatttgtatgtatgctttCCTTTATATATTCTTTGTGTAGAACTCTGTAAATAGCTTCACAGGTTTCTGGAACAGTAGAGCTAAGAGACTGAGGTGATATAAtagttgaaaatttaaaatcttcGTAGCTTCTTCCTGTAGCTAGAAATCGCAACGTGGCGCTTAACCTTTCATGAGGTGAAATTGCTGTTCTCATTATGGTGTCTTTCTTCTCAATGATTGGTGCCACTAACGATAAAAGCTTTGGGTAAGTAAGATTCGTGCCAATCTTTTGGCACGAATCTAAGTTCATTCAACAAGTTCATATGTGAATAGTTCTTTCTTCTTTGTAAGCATTCTTTAGACCATCGTCTGTTGTCGCCATGCCGCTGCTCGCCGAATACCTCTCCGGAATTCCTGAGCGTTTGTAGCCCCCTGTAGTTGTCGGTTACAAGTGTTTTTCTGTTTTTTgcttaaatacaattttatcttttcacttcattaaaaaattgaattactGTGAAGTATTAGttttttaatcataatattttgatgacgtcaatttcataaataaaaacacaattatatcattaattttaattttctaaagaaatacataaatatattacaacattaAGTGTTACTCATTATCAAatgacgaaattaaaaaaatagctacATGTTACTTCAATACAGATGATTTATAAATGGTCATAAATTCACCATACTACGTTctgttttacaaattataaaatccTAAAATTAGGTTTGAGCTTAGTATAGTTagatatttgtaattattattaaattatatgaagaaattcataaaattgattccaaattaatatacatacatactgtgtGAAAAGAATAATTTTATGTCATTAGAAAAAGAATTTGTACACTTTTATCAAATGTTTAGAGACAGACCATGTTCTTCCTGTCTTTTTTAAATCGTTACTCCctatatttaaaattcacaaatgtaacaaaaacattttttttttaaaccacaTTTCTAATATTAATTGTCATTCAAACtcaatcgatttttttaattatatagttttttgtatttataataccgAGTTGTTTGTCTTTTGTACATTAGAGAGTGTGACGTTgcatttgaaatttcaataattcaaaCGTTATTAATGATGACtgaaaacattataaatatatcgaCAGTTTCTAAAAAAACATTAGGAAAATTAACAATATAAcgtaaggttttttttataatttttcactacagaaattacacttgtattttcatcaaattctaatttaaatttttatgtactacAACTACTCAAAATTGTTTGTCAGTTCTTTTATTAACCTTAGATTAATTATACAACTTGTTAAATTCATTGAAAAACGACATCCACTTAGATTTTTCATGTCAAATacacataacatacatacatacatgtaacaattttaaatttgctctttgtaaaaatcattatttgtgatatcacaattttattattgcatattattttttcgctgactcaatttttttgtaaatattaaattagcgGTTTCCaggtttttattaataaacaatattgcttgccatttaatgaaatatcaataattttacattCCGTAAAGAGTTGTAAACGCAATACGTTTTATACTAGTTAGAATCAGTTGTTTTAACATATTGCTGATATtcttaaatataaatgatttttttagatacatGGACTTTGTATAATTTTACTGTGATTAATACAAAATGATCGAGTCGTTTCACAACTATCTCAAATTCTCATTAAAAAGTCAGTCGTCATTCAATGATTTATCACACATTTTTTATTGGCATTCTTCATAATGGAATGGAAATCGATCTTCCTATACATTTATAAGAACTGTTTAAAGTAAAAATCCGGTTTAAATTTTCTACtacaaactttaaaaaatattttgtgcaATTATTCGAGTTgaaaaaatgttatatgtatgaatattggaagtacatatattttattataaaaatcttcagaAAATGTATCTTAATTTGGTTTCCAAAAGCAAACATTTCAacgtataaaatgtaaaaaataattttgttacatttcaactacatcaaattatttttttaaaggtcATGCAAATTGAAAGTTTAAAATTACATCATTTTATTCTCACGGGTATGGTTATTGCATTATTTGTACTGCATCGATAACATTGTATAACTTATTTGGTCGCCTCGGGAGGACAATCCGGTTGACTAGACGGATGAGCTGCACGGAAAGCGGGATGGTTCTCCAACTCCCTATCGATACGCAGTATAATTGGGAACGGACGAAGGTCGACGTGGAATCTGCAAATTAAATCACATCATAAAACAAGCTTCAAATTCATAGCTGTTGTATGTAAGATTTGTTATATACCTTCTGGCGTTGAATACTTGTGGAATGAGA includes:
- the LOC143921154 gene encoding uncharacterized protein LOC143921154, which translates into the protein MDLGVLHSTNLHAPGYRRCGIPEGFTVRRPVLTSSRCVFCLLHTSLFTIVVTDLETAYLSSVFRCSVCRSWISSTIIMSKGVLEEFINIYQNSPCLWRIKSKDYHNRNKRDAAYNKLINKLKEIEPSANKDFVVKKINNLRSNARKEAKKVMESKSTGMGADVYEPKLWYYHLFDFLVNQHNQRASQSNMSSDNELENVECNSEFMPPIDSASEDAVDVSDGASHSVINDDPTPNSPVSTSIPHTRTRPPKRPYSNEALATDVLKTVKEHFKCPDDNQDFFAKNVGKVLREVTKMQRIIAEKLIGEVLFHAQMGTLNTSHTFTSS